GCCCGCCGGGTCGCGCCCTTGGTAGCCGCTTTCCAGAAGGTCTATCAAATTGGCTACCCGCACCATGAAAAACTCGTCAAGGTTTGCGGCGGCGATACTGATAAAGCGCAGGCGCTCCAATAAAGGAAGTTCCCTCACGGTAGATTCGTTCAGGACCCGGGCGTTGAATTTCAGCCAGCTTAGCTCCCGGTTTATGAAGTTCTCCGGCATATTGAATTTGCTTTTGCTCAAGGGGGCATATTTCGGCATTTTCTTTACCTCAACCATCCATTTCAAGCAAAACCGGCTTCAGGCCGAAAACTTCTTCAAACGCGGCGCTTTTGTCCTCAATCGTCCAGCGTTCCAGCGACATATCCTGGCCGGCCTTTACTATTATTTGCATTTCATCGCCTTTTAAAGATATTTTGCATTGAGCGGCCTTTTGTCTGTAACTGCGATCCAGCGCGTCCGCGATGCGCAAAATAGCCGACAGTTTGGCGACTATCGGCATGAGGTCGCGTTTTGGCCCGGCCATGCCTTCCATTGGTTTGGAGAAAAGGTCTTTGGCGTGATAATAAACTATGTAGGCGACCAGCTGTTTTTCTTCGTCGCTCAACCCAAATATGTCAGTGGACAAAATCAGCCTGTATGAATAAAAATAATGCTGCCGGAGATTGACGAATTTCCCTATGTCGTGGAGAATCGACGCTATTTGCAGAATAAGCCTGTGCCGGTCGGAAAATCTATAAGGCTTTCGCATACGCGCAAAAATCTGCTCCGAGAGTCTGGCGACTTGTTTGGCGTGCGCGCTTTGGTAGTTGTAATGTTTGGCGATGTTGCCGACAAAATTTACTATTTCAGCATCAAGCTCGCGCAGCCACTCATGGTTTTTCTCCCTGGCTATGTACAAAACGACCATGGCGTCAATAAAACTGTCGGGGGGGACGACTATTTCCTGAACCGAGGTCAGGGCGATGAGCTGCTGATAAAAAATAATCGTGGGCAGGACAATTTCCGCGACCTGTTCGCTCAGGGCAAATTCGTGCATTATTTTTGCCAGCTTCATATCAATTACGCGCTGGTAAAGCGCTTCGAAAAGACTGGTCGGCAAAATGGCGACTTTGTCTTTCAGATCTTTTTTGCCCAGCATGTTCAGCAGCAGGGAGGTATTTGTCCCCGACAGCACGATCCTTTGAATGTTGAAGTTTTGCAGATTGTCATGGACCGGCGAAACAATGCTGTTCAGATATTCCGTCAGGGACGTATTGAAAGCGGCGGTGGAACGCTGCTTTTTGTCAAAACTTTCCTTTACGCGGATAACGCCGATATGTATGTTCTGCTGATATTTTATCTCGCCGTTTTCCACCATGGTAATGCCCAGGCCGCCCGAGGAAATATCCGCGAACAGCGTGG
This region of Acidaminococcales bacterium genomic DNA includes:
- a CDS encoding HD domain-containing protein — its product is MSKKAADIFAAIHLGSEKVSLKIVEYRSLEYIKVLDFAEQRVRIGEETFKTGMVSLVLVRELCEILNNYKRLMKEYGVENYFLIGTTAMREARNRVFMIDQILMATGLKVEVIDMPLEIYYKYISIARTLKKAGIGADGSATLFADISSGGLGITMVENGEIKYQQNIHIGVIRVKESFDKKQRSTAAFNTSLTEYLNSIVSPVHDNLQNFNIQRIVLSGTNTSLLLNMLGKKDLKDKVAILPTSLFEALYQRVIDMKLAKIMHEFALSEQVAEIVLPTIIFYQQLIALTSVQEIVVPPDSFIDAMVVLYIAREKNHEWLRELDAEIVNFVGNIAKHYNYQSAHAKQVARLSEQIFARMRKPYRFSDRHRLILQIASILHDIGKFVNLRQHYFYSYRLILSTDIFGLSDEEKQLVAYIVYYHAKDLFSKPMEGMAGPKRDLMPIVAKLSAILRIADALDRSYRQKAAQCKISLKGDEMQIIVKAGQDMSLERWTIEDKSAAFEEVFGLKPVLLEMDG